A genomic segment from Segniliparus rotundus DSM 44985 encodes:
- a CDS encoding acyltransferase family protein → MIDLLRILSLSVVVAGHLLLVVLYFDASCPEPRQCVRAAGALDNSAALQWATWGLQIMPLFFFAGGAANVGSWHEGASWGGWLFARCQRLYRPALWFVAAIVLLLLVCERFVPSDALAIATPQVFVLLWFLGVYTVCLAFVPLLAKIATGRQLALVVAVLFGLAALIDQARRTWGSDWRVGAANFLFVWLIPTAIGAGYRRGLVARPVGAAMFAGALALDLSLCLLGPYAVSMLSTADSDRISNFTPPSMLLAGHSVCLCGLVVLVAPQLRAFASRPQVWRFVTVGNSGAMTLYLWHWAALFGMDGALIVAGLLPVSNASPGLWPSKAQQAPLFLFLVFAAFLLLRPLETKPLPWWDDSVTARGWRNPVVGALLLCAGASTLVLARLGPQAVGLWGTAALAVFLVAARASATTVISEASASEASASEASASEAFVSEASRKSPEQAPETS, encoded by the coding sequence GTGATCGATCTTCTCCGGATCCTGTCGTTGTCCGTTGTGGTCGCCGGACATCTGCTCCTGGTCGTCCTCTATTTCGACGCGTCCTGCCCGGAGCCGAGGCAGTGCGTCCGAGCGGCAGGAGCGCTCGACAACTCCGCGGCCTTGCAGTGGGCGACCTGGGGCCTGCAGATCATGCCGCTCTTCTTCTTCGCAGGAGGAGCCGCGAACGTCGGCTCCTGGCACGAGGGGGCGAGCTGGGGAGGGTGGCTCTTCGCCCGCTGCCAACGCCTCTACCGGCCTGCCTTGTGGTTCGTCGCCGCCATCGTCCTCCTCCTGCTCGTCTGCGAGCGGTTCGTGCCCTCGGACGCTCTGGCAATCGCGACGCCGCAGGTCTTTGTGCTGCTCTGGTTCCTCGGGGTGTACACCGTGTGTCTCGCGTTCGTCCCGCTGCTCGCGAAGATCGCCACCGGCCGCCAGCTCGCTTTGGTCGTCGCGGTTTTGTTCGGGCTCGCCGCGCTCATCGATCAGGCTCGGCGGACATGGGGGTCGGACTGGAGGGTCGGCGCGGCGAACTTCCTGTTCGTGTGGCTCATCCCGACGGCGATCGGCGCCGGCTACCGCCGGGGGCTCGTCGCAAGGCCCGTCGGAGCCGCAATGTTTGCGGGCGCCCTCGCGCTCGATTTGTCGCTGTGCCTCCTCGGCCCGTACGCAGTCTCCATGCTCAGCACGGCGGACTCGGACCGTATCTCGAACTTCACGCCGCCGTCGATGCTGTTGGCAGGGCATTCGGTGTGTTTGTGCGGACTCGTCGTCCTCGTCGCCCCACAGCTGCGCGCGTTCGCGAGCCGCCCGCAGGTGTGGCGGTTCGTCACGGTCGGCAACTCGGGGGCGATGACGCTCTACCTATGGCACTGGGCGGCGCTCTTCGGCATGGACGGCGCGCTGATCGTCGCTGGCCTGTTGCCGGTGTCGAATGCTTCGCCGGGGCTCTGGCCGAGCAAAGCGCAGCAGGCTCCGCTGTTCCTCTTCCTGGTCTTCGCAGCATTCCTGCTGCTACGGCCGCTTGAGACAAAGCCGCTGCCGTGGTGGGACGACAGCGTCACCGCACGGGGGTGGCGCAACCCCGTCGTCGGGGCGCTGTTGCTCTGCGCCGGAGCCAGCACGCTCGTGTTGGCCCGGCTCGGGCCCCAGGCCGTCGGCCTTTGGGGAACGGCTGCCCTGGCGGTCTTTTTGGTGGCGGCCAGGGCGAGCGCTACGACAGTTATTTCTGAAGCTTCTGCCTCTGAAGCTTCTGCCTCTGAAGCTTCTGCTTCTGAAGCTTTTGTTTCTGAAGCTTCGCGAAAATCTCCAGAGCAAGCTCCTGAGACTTCTTGA
- a CDS encoding TetR/AcrR family transcriptional regulator translates to MSSARDLRKELVEASLGLLADHGPDALQARRVAAACDTSTMSVYTYFGGMKQLLAAVSDEGVRRFAKTLQIVEPGEDPVADLAVYTFLYRHFALENPHLYRLMLGEASAHGVSVPVQFTVPQFNKEGLRPELGIVHVLADAMQRSVDSGRINGDSLSMMFQFWSAMHGYVLLELAGYLGHEDAGLRSVLLPLGASVLQGWGDSPEKVKKSQELALEIFAKLQKQKLQKQKLQRQKLQRQKLQK, encoded by the coding sequence ATGTCTTCAGCTCGAGATCTTCGCAAAGAGTTGGTCGAAGCCTCGCTCGGCCTCTTGGCCGACCACGGCCCGGACGCATTGCAAGCACGTCGGGTCGCCGCCGCGTGCGACACTTCGACCATGTCCGTCTACACCTATTTCGGCGGGATGAAGCAACTGCTCGCCGCCGTGTCCGACGAGGGCGTGCGCCGGTTCGCCAAGACGTTGCAGATCGTCGAGCCGGGCGAGGACCCCGTGGCCGACCTCGCGGTGTACACCTTCTTGTACCGGCATTTCGCTTTGGAGAACCCCCACCTGTACCGGCTCATGCTCGGCGAGGCTTCGGCGCACGGCGTCTCTGTCCCTGTGCAATTCACCGTGCCCCAGTTCAACAAGGAGGGCCTTCGGCCGGAACTCGGCATAGTCCATGTGCTCGCCGACGCGATGCAGCGGTCTGTGGACTCCGGTCGGATCAACGGCGATTCGCTGTCGATGATGTTCCAATTCTGGAGCGCCATGCACGGGTACGTGCTCCTTGAGCTGGCAGGTTATCTCGGGCACGAAGACGCGGGGCTGCGGTCCGTGCTCTTGCCGCTGGGGGCTTCCGTGCTCCAAGGCTGGGGAGACAGCCCGGAAAAGGTCAAGAAGTCTCAGGAGCTTGCTCTGGAGATTTTCGCGAAGCTTCAGAAACAAAAGCTTCAGAAGCAGAAGCTTCAGAGGCAGAAGCTTCAGAGGCAGAAGCTTCAGAAATAA
- a CDS encoding tyrosine-type recombinase/integrase produces MSSIRVRARKDGSSYTQVMFRLHGKQTSESFDDHREALKWQALLDRVGPEKARLVLNSAQEPQTLMTVEELVVRHIEQLTGLERGTLQKYERYLRNDISPCIGSLPVALFDEEADAQWVNYLAAKGNSRKTIKNKHGFLSSAMKTGMKLSNVPLTHNPCLGRKLPKTGKKQEMVVYTPEQFLSHLRFVPTHWHTLIHFLARFGPRWSEATALMPMDFDRKHKAAHIQRAWKWTGTSETRLGPPKTETSDRHLEFDEESWDMIEPLLFGPDDKFVFTNTVGGPIRIQTFYNNAWKPSIWLANGCESPSQLTHPDFRPPRRVPKAGMWHGIEPAPAHERLGIWPRIHDLRHTCASWLIDAGYDLFAISRLLGHESTDTTTRIYGHLVRGKLRNLASGVSQQLRAAEEGQRGAGRTDTAAA; encoded by the coding sequence ATGTCCAGCATCAGAGTCCGCGCCCGCAAGGACGGGTCGAGCTACACCCAAGTCATGTTCCGACTGCACGGGAAGCAGACCTCGGAGTCGTTCGATGACCACCGGGAGGCGTTGAAATGGCAGGCGCTCCTGGACCGGGTCGGCCCGGAGAAAGCCCGCCTTGTGCTCAACAGCGCTCAGGAGCCCCAAACACTGATGACCGTGGAAGAGCTGGTCGTCCGCCATATCGAGCAGCTGACCGGGTTGGAGAGGGGAACCTTGCAGAAGTACGAGCGGTACCTTCGAAACGATATAAGCCCGTGCATCGGATCGCTGCCCGTGGCCTTGTTTGACGAGGAAGCAGACGCTCAATGGGTCAACTACCTTGCGGCAAAGGGGAACTCTCGCAAAACGATAAAGAACAAGCATGGCTTCCTCTCCTCGGCCATGAAGACCGGCATGAAGCTCAGCAATGTCCCCCTCACTCATAATCCCTGTCTCGGTCGCAAACTGCCGAAAACCGGAAAGAAGCAGGAGATGGTCGTCTACACCCCCGAACAGTTCCTTTCCCATCTACGATTCGTCCCGACGCACTGGCACACACTGATCCATTTCTTGGCCCGGTTCGGGCCGCGCTGGTCGGAGGCCACGGCGTTGATGCCTATGGACTTCGACCGAAAACACAAGGCGGCCCATATCCAACGGGCGTGGAAGTGGACGGGCACCAGCGAGACCCGGCTGGGTCCGCCCAAGACCGAGACGTCGGACAGGCACCTTGAGTTCGACGAGGAGTCGTGGGACATGATCGAGCCGTTGTTGTTCGGCCCGGACGACAAGTTCGTCTTCACGAACACCGTGGGCGGCCCGATCAGGATTCAGACCTTTTACAACAACGCATGGAAGCCTTCTATCTGGCTGGCGAACGGGTGCGAGTCACCGTCGCAGCTGACGCACCCCGACTTCCGTCCGCCCCGGCGCGTGCCGAAAGCGGGGATGTGGCACGGGATCGAACCCGCCCCCGCGCACGAGCGGCTGGGGATTTGGCCGCGCATCCACGACTTGCGGCACACCTGCGCGTCATGGCTGATCGACGCGGGATACGACCTCTTCGCCATCTCCCGTCTGCTCGGCCACGAGTCCACGGACACCACGACTCGGATCTACGGCCATCTCGTCCGGGGCAAGCTCAGGAACCTCGCTTCCGGAGTGTCCCAGCAGCTCCGCGCCGCAGAAGAGGGGCAACGGGGAGCAGGGCGGACGGACACAGCCGCCGCGTGA
- a CDS encoding glycoside hydrolase family 25 protein, giving the protein MTAGQQVASVGSEGQSSGPHAHLCVYLGPLTQRHAIDPLAWIGQATEQEGAPMPLWGVDISNNNGAVDLAQVRAEGFEFVAAKVTEGSSFNDSFWPRNRDAARANGLILIGYHYVRDGDAEGQAANLAAHIGDPAVPVALDFEANSGGWANFQAVSAAVQRRGMRVALSYVPRWYWQQIGSPDISGAPGLWASAYVNGSGYASVLYPGDDWRGWEPYGGNEPIILQFSSSGHVAGKTVDVNAFRGTREDLLALLGTAAPTQPTASLDQLVGSGFAGGEQLYGNSVVDFLRYLSDFLSEWREEQRTAEQTMAEALACLVQGEGK; this is encoded by the coding sequence GTGACGGCGGGGCAGCAGGTCGCCTCGGTGGGCTCGGAGGGGCAGTCGAGCGGCCCGCACGCCCATCTCTGCGTCTACCTCGGGCCGCTCACGCAGCGGCACGCCATTGACCCGCTTGCCTGGATCGGCCAGGCGACCGAGCAGGAAGGAGCACCCATGCCTTTGTGGGGCGTGGACATCAGCAACAACAACGGGGCCGTGGACCTCGCGCAGGTGAGAGCGGAGGGGTTCGAGTTCGTGGCCGCGAAGGTCACCGAGGGCTCTTCGTTCAACGACTCCTTTTGGCCGCGCAACCGGGACGCGGCGCGAGCGAACGGTTTGATCCTGATCGGCTACCACTACGTCCGCGACGGCGACGCGGAAGGGCAGGCGGCGAACCTCGCCGCGCATATCGGGGACCCTGCGGTGCCGGTCGCGTTGGACTTCGAGGCGAACAGCGGCGGCTGGGCGAACTTCCAAGCGGTGAGTGCGGCGGTGCAGCGGCGCGGGATGCGGGTCGCCTTGTCCTATGTGCCGCGCTGGTACTGGCAGCAGATCGGCTCGCCGGACATCAGCGGCGCGCCGGGGTTGTGGGCGTCGGCGTACGTGAACGGCTCCGGGTACGCGTCCGTGTTGTATCCGGGCGACGACTGGCGGGGCTGGGAGCCTTACGGCGGCAATGAGCCGATAATCTTGCAGTTCAGCTCAAGTGGGCATGTGGCGGGCAAGACCGTGGACGTGAACGCTTTCCGGGGCACGCGCGAGGATCTGCTGGCCTTGTTGGGGACGGCCGCTCCCACACAGCCGACAGCGAGCCTCGACCAGCTCGTCGGGTCGGGGTTCGCCGGCGGGGAGCAGCTTTACGGCAACTCGGTGGTGGACTTCCTGCGGTATCTCTCCGACTTCCTCTCCGAATGGCGTGAGGAGCAGCGGACGGCGGAGCAGACGATGGCCGAAGCGCTCGCGTGCCTGGTGCAAGGGGAGGGGAAGTGA
- a CDS encoding IS3 family transposase, translated as MIFLLVHEMADDGLPVAVACRVLHVSRSWYYEWRDRPPNPHEVADEALNRRTIREVWSCSRETYGVRRVRAELGLGLGVAISHKKTHRLMRSAGIAGIHRCEFRRHKPDRMRRQFVADRPDKLWVTDITQHHASGGWVYCAVVLDVFSRKVVNWSITDHIRAELEAAVSDMARPGGTSPVGPWCIATGARNTSRGSSATACEKRVRSGRWAPWPAPSTTPWWSPSPAPCRSSSSTARPGPAGPELTQAVFEWIEAFYNPVRRHSALGNLSPAEYETLPQQVRHDPNTNLSGRREHVRSGATDSPPMENQDQRAPTTTGHTQPQAAKHPPPNSTPASPTSTPHTLRR; from the coding sequence ATGATCTTCCTGCTGGTCCACGAGATGGCCGACGACGGACTGCCCGTCGCCGTGGCCTGCCGGGTGTTGCACGTGTCCCGATCCTGGTATTACGAGTGGAGAGATCGTCCCCCGAACCCGCACGAGGTCGCGGACGAGGCGTTGAACAGGAGAACGATCCGCGAGGTGTGGTCGTGCTCTCGCGAGACCTACGGGGTCCGGCGGGTCCGGGCCGAGCTGGGCCTCGGGCTCGGCGTCGCAATCAGCCACAAGAAGACCCACCGCCTGATGCGCTCGGCTGGCATCGCCGGGATCCACCGCTGCGAGTTCCGCCGCCACAAGCCCGACCGGATGCGCCGCCAGTTCGTCGCCGACAGGCCCGATAAGCTGTGGGTCACCGATATCACCCAGCACCACGCTTCGGGCGGCTGGGTCTACTGCGCGGTGGTCTTGGACGTGTTCTCCCGCAAGGTCGTGAACTGGTCTATCACCGACCACATCCGCGCCGAATTGGAAGCGGCCGTCTCGGACATGGCCAGGCCCGGCGGCACAAGCCCCGTAGGACCGTGGTGCATAGCGACAGGGGCTCGCAATACGTCTCGCGGCTCTTCGGCCACCGCCTGCGAGAAGCGGGTCCGCTCGGGTCGATGGGCGCCGTGGCCTGCGCCTTCGACAACGCCCTGGTGGAGTCCTTCTCCGGCTCCATGCAGATCGAGCTCCTCGACCGCAAGACCTGGGCCAGCAGGGCCCGAGCTCACCCAGGCGGTCTTCGAGTGGATCGAAGCCTTCTACAACCCCGTCAGGAGACACAGCGCGCTCGGCAACCTCTCCCCAGCGGAGTATGAGACCCTGCCGCAGCAAGTGCGGCATGATCCGAATACCAACCTGTCCGGCCGGAGGGAGCACGTCAGATCCGGCGCAACCGACTCACCTCCAATGGAGAACCAGGATCAGCGCGCCCCAACTACCACCGGCCACACTCAACCGCAGGCTGCAAAACACCCGCCACCCAACTCCACACCCGCGTCACCAACGTCCACGCCTCATACACTTAGGCGCTGA
- a CDS encoding HNH endonuclease translates to MWGAPRRVPRSRTPERVRQLVVKRDQARCAWCGAPYAQVDHIVPVAFGGPEQDPDNMQCLCDVCHGAKSAREARAGRERTSKAKANSHPGLIAKGGA, encoded by the coding sequence ATGTGGGGAGCGCCGCGCCGAGTGCCCAGGAGCAGGACTCCCGAGCGCGTCCGCCAACTCGTCGTCAAGCGCGATCAAGCCCGGTGCGCCTGGTGCGGCGCCCCCTATGCCCAAGTCGATCACATCGTCCCTGTCGCGTTCGGCGGACCCGAGCAAGACCCCGACAACATGCAATGCCTCTGCGATGTGTGCCACGGCGCGAAAAGCGCCAGAGAGGCGAGAGCGGGCCGTGAGCGGACGTCGAAAGCCAAAGCCAATTCCCATCCGGGGCTCATCGCGAAAGGGGGTGCTTGA
- a CDS encoding IS3 family transposase, translated as MIFRLVHELADDGFPVAAACRVLGVSRSGYYDWASRPPSVREVADEALTGVIRTVWSGSRQTYGVRRVHAELRMGLGLRVGLRRVGRLMRLAGIAGVHRRRRRGNKPAQAVHPDLVARKFTADRPDKLWVTDITEHATDEGKVYCAAVLDVFSRRVVGWSIADHLRAELVVDALDMARWRRKPRGTVVHSDRGGQYVSWIFGHRLREAGLLGSMGKVACALDNAMMESFFSSMQVELLDRREWATRAELANAIFEYIEAWYNPLRRHSGIGYHSPAAYENLPALTESVA; from the coding sequence ATGATCTTCCGGCTGGTCCACGAGCTGGCCGACGACGGTTTCCCCGTCGCGGCGGCCTGCCGGGTCCTGGGCGTCTCCCGCTCGGGCTATTACGACTGGGCGTCGCGCCCGCCGAGCGTCAGAGAGGTGGCGGACGAGGCGCTGACCGGCGTGATCCGAACCGTCTGGTCGGGCTCGCGGCAGACCTACGGGGTCCGGCGGGTCCATGCGGAGCTGCGCATGGGCCTGGGCCTTCGGGTCGGGCTGCGCCGGGTCGGGCGCCTGATGCGCCTGGCCGGGATCGCCGGGGTCCACCGCCGCAGGCGGCGCGGGAACAAGCCCGCCCAAGCGGTCCACCCGGACCTGGTCGCCCGCAAGTTCACCGCCGACCGCCCGGACAAGCTGTGGGTCACCGACATCACCGAGCACGCCACGGACGAGGGCAAGGTCTACTGCGCCGCGGTCCTGGACGTGTTCTCCCGCCGGGTCGTGGGCTGGTCGATAGCCGACCACCTGCGCGCCGAGCTGGTGGTCGACGCCCTGGACATGGCCCGCTGGCGGCGCAAGCCCCGCGGCACGGTCGTCCATTCGGACAGGGGCGGGCAATATGTGTCGTGGATCTTCGGCCACCGGCTCAGAGAGGCCGGCCTGCTCGGGTCGATGGGAAAAGTCGCCTGCGCCCTGGACAACGCCATGATGGAGTCGTTCTTCTCGTCCATGCAGGTCGAACTCCTCGACCGCAGAGAGTGGGCCACCCGAGCGGAGCTCGCCAACGCCATATTCGAATACATCGAAGCCTGGTACAACCCCCTCAGACGCCACAGCGGCATCGGCTACCACAGCCCCGCCGCCTACGAGAACCTGCCCGCCCTCACCGAGAGCGTGGCATAA
- a CDS encoding transposase, which yields MAAHPEEFRRRATEAARAAREGGRPVAWAAKELGVDAKTLRKWLAQADGVEGKRVVREGGHEGIAGDERAELVRLRRENRVLAMEVEILKRASAIFARESLPTPK from the coding sequence ATGGCCGCGCATCCGGAGGAGTTCCGCCGCAGGGCGACAGAGGCGGCCCGCGCCGCCCGCGAGGGCGGGCGGCCTGTGGCCTGGGCAGCGAAGGAGCTGGGCGTGGACGCGAAGACGTTGCGCAAGTGGCTGGCCCAGGCCGACGGCGTGGAGGGCAAGCGCGTGGTCCGCGAGGGAGGGCACGAGGGGATCGCGGGCGACGAGCGGGCCGAGCTGGTCCGCCTGCGCCGGGAGAACCGGGTGTTGGCGATGGAGGTCGAGATCCTCAAACGGGCCTCGGCGATCTTCGCGAGGGAGAGCCTCCCAACCCCAAAATGA
- a CDS encoding single-stranded DNA-binding protein: protein MSKFASDYIDVAERLAMFFHAYPDGSLQPADLRESVRVVEVVPSTFLLYVALADRNPDDPRPGVWIPWEPYPGKTTFMRDSEAMNAETSAWGRAVMGAPTKRPVASAQEVAARCGDRAGRATEEFAQQLRGEESADAKEELRQVLEELGTDPREAVKKFRAAFGDDLKTTNDAVATGVRRCDTQARQLADGPNSYFRCAVWRELAPHGAQSLGKGDGVMLIGKIQSRSWGNQTGERRIDLAVKAEHVGPSLRASSWNPGPPSGSRRIAAHVCFDHRPEPPQQAPFSFDGCEKPARHGVLGLRPLRRWRPVKPRHCLVAVCGLPAYAKSLCEKHYNRERNDASERSRPRAQTIEEHFAAHVKLSGGYWIWTGESVPTLLIRAERTSVSARKWAFERVYGPIGRGRLSAACGEPLCVDPDHATLFRATAERRGREGG, encoded by the coding sequence GTGAGCAAGTTCGCTTCGGACTACATCGATGTCGCTGAGCGCCTGGCGATGTTCTTCCACGCCTACCCGGACGGCTCGCTGCAGCCCGCAGATCTGCGCGAGTCGGTGCGGGTGGTCGAAGTGGTGCCGTCCACGTTCCTGCTGTATGTCGCGCTCGCCGACCGCAACCCCGACGACCCGCGCCCCGGTGTCTGGATCCCGTGGGAGCCCTATCCGGGCAAGACCACTTTCATGCGCGACTCGGAGGCGATGAACGCCGAGACCTCCGCGTGGGGCCGAGCCGTCATGGGCGCCCCCACCAAACGCCCCGTCGCCTCCGCGCAGGAAGTCGCCGCGCGCTGTGGGGACCGGGCGGGGCGGGCGACAGAGGAATTCGCCCAGCAACTACGGGGCGAAGAGTCTGCGGACGCGAAAGAAGAGCTGCGCCAGGTGCTTGAAGAACTCGGCACAGATCCGAGAGAGGCGGTTAAGAAGTTCCGGGCTGCGTTCGGAGACGACCTGAAAACCACCAATGACGCCGTCGCCACAGGCGTCAGGCGGTGTGACACCCAAGCCCGCCAATTGGCGGACGGACCCAACAGCTACTTCCGCTGCGCCGTGTGGCGCGAGCTCGCGCCACACGGCGCCCAGTCCCTAGGCAAAGGCGACGGGGTCATGCTCATCGGCAAGATCCAGTCCCGAAGCTGGGGGAACCAGACGGGGGAGCGGCGCATCGATTTGGCGGTCAAAGCTGAGCACGTCGGCCCCAGCCTGCGCGCAAGCTCGTGGAACCCCGGCCCCCCGAGCGGCTCCCGCCGCATCGCCGCGCATGTCTGCTTCGACCACCGGCCCGAACCCCCGCAGCAGGCGCCCTTCTCGTTCGACGGCTGCGAGAAGCCCGCCAGGCACGGGGTGCTCGGGCTCAGGCCGCTCCGCCGCTGGCGCCCCGTAAAGCCCCGGCACTGCTTGGTCGCCGTGTGCGGGCTCCCGGCCTACGCCAAGAGCCTCTGCGAGAAGCACTACAACCGCGAGCGCAACGACGCCTCCGAGCGCAGCCGCCCCCGTGCGCAGACCATCGAAGAGCACTTCGCCGCGCATGTGAAACTCTCGGGCGGGTATTGGATCTGGACCGGGGAGAGCGTCCCGACCCTGCTGATCCGCGCCGAGCGCACCAGCGTCTCGGCGCGCAAGTGGGCGTTCGAGCGCGTCTACGGTCCCATCGGGCGCGGGCGGTTGTCCGCCGCGTGCGGCGAGCCGCTGTGCGTGGACCCCGACCACGCCACGCTGTTCCGCGCGACCGCAGAGCGGCGCGGCAGGGAGGGCGGATGA
- a CDS encoding helix-turn-helix domain-containing protein encodes MTGKGQPDGERPELRLSPRTYSPAEAATVLGCSTSWLEKELRARRAPGSKLGKRWRLTEADVEAVMRANRREAACDANPWGLAPGSIRKRRVRGARG; translated from the coding sequence ATGACCGGGAAAGGCCAGCCCGACGGGGAGCGCCCCGAACTGAGGCTCTCCCCTCGCACGTACTCCCCGGCTGAGGCCGCAACCGTGCTCGGCTGCTCCACGAGCTGGTTGGAGAAAGAGCTGCGGGCGCGGCGCGCTCCCGGCTCCAAGCTCGGCAAGCGGTGGCGCTTGACCGAGGCCGACGTCGAGGCGGTCATGCGCGCGAACCGCCGAGAGGCGGCCTGCGACGCGAACCCGTGGGGCCTGGCCCCCGGCAGTATCCGCAAGCGTCGCGTCAGAGGGGCGCGCGGGTGA
- a CDS encoding helix-turn-helix transcriptional regulator: MVEEEPREEGAAPDLGYAVPMEHAALFNKHVGAEIALWRRVLDMGQDEFAAMVGIERSRLSKIENGKLAARMDEFLAVAALVDTNVVDLLQPAYHRYHGQISTKSGPALPGA, encoded by the coding sequence GTGGTGGAAGAAGAACCCCGAGAAGAGGGCGCCGCCCCGGACCTCGGATACGCGGTCCCCATGGAACACGCGGCCCTCTTCAACAAGCATGTGGGCGCCGAGATCGCCCTATGGCGCAGGGTGCTCGACATGGGCCAAGACGAGTTCGCCGCGATGGTCGGCATCGAGCGCTCGCGGCTCTCGAAGATCGAGAACGGCAAGCTTGCCGCGCGAATGGACGAGTTCCTGGCGGTCGCAGCCCTAGTCGATACTAATGTCGTAGATCTCTTGCAGCCCGCTTACCACCGCTACCACGGCCAGATAAGCACGAAGAGCGGCCCTGCTCTGCCGGGAGCTTAG
- a CDS encoding zinc ribbon domain-containing protein has translation MVQDSVKRSDGEGQGESERLRRGPASKTAREHLCPHCGATSPRAKERLCPHCGATSPRVEERLCPHCGVAAPAGDDESAAL, from the coding sequence ATGGTTCAAGATTCTGTGAAGCGGTCCGACGGCGAAGGGCAGGGGGAGTCCGAACGGCTGCGACGGGGGCCAGCCTCGAAGACGGCCAGGGAGCACCTGTGCCCGCATTGCGGCGCCACTTCGCCGAGGGCGAAGGAGCGCCTGTGTCCGCATTGCGGCGCCACTTCGCCGAGGGTGGAAGAGCGCCTGTGTCCGCATTGCGGTGTCGCTGCGCCCGCGGGCGATGACGAGTCTGCGGCCCTTTGA
- a CDS encoding helix-turn-helix domain-containing protein, whose product MRRLADAMADNLRGLAAKRGLKYTEIAALTGIHPVHVKRLLSKETKMNVDAAHIFAHHLGTDVVALVAASLEDVPDLPTRADEEEERAAIGDEILREAIGRGENAPKKPRRWKKD is encoded by the coding sequence GTGCGAAGACTGGCAGACGCGATGGCGGACAACCTGCGTGGGCTGGCGGCCAAGCGGGGGCTCAAGTACACCGAGATAGCCGCGCTCACCGGCATCCACCCCGTCCACGTCAAACGGCTGTTGAGCAAAGAGACCAAGATGAACGTGGACGCGGCGCACATCTTCGCCCACCACCTCGGCACGGACGTGGTGGCGCTCGTGGCGGCTTCGCTCGAAGACGTGCCCGACCTACCCACACGCGCTGACGAGGAGGAAGAGCGAGCGGCCATCGGGGACGAGATCCTGCGTGAGGCGATCGGGCGCGGCGAGAATGCACCCAAAAAGCCGCGGAGATGGAAAAAGGACTGA